A single window of Syntrophus aciditrophicus SB DNA harbors:
- a CDS encoding AAA family ATPase: MSKLQKALEKAKEERESTLLELRQLLENPQDNEDRPALKLLDTPDRITQPADVDEKVDRVSPVYSQSRAVTLNPDVMERNRCVAMFPNQEEVEAYRVLRTQILNRTRETGGNLIMVTSALPGEGKTLTAINLALTFAREYKQTVLLVDCDLKKQNIHEVMGFESDKGLVDNLLGECSAGDLFVWPAVEKMTLISGGKTTGESSEMMGSPRMKNLVADMKHRYPERYIFFDVPPILTGADALAFAPLMDHILMVVQADKTPVGEVNKAAQLLPKEKLLGLVLNRYHA, encoded by the coding sequence ATGAGTAAATTGCAGAAAGCGCTGGAAAAGGCCAAGGAGGAGCGGGAAAGTACCTTGCTGGAATTAAGGCAGCTCCTGGAAAATCCACAGGATAACGAGGACCGGCCCGCGTTGAAGCTGCTTGACACGCCGGACAGAATAACCCAGCCGGCGGATGTGGATGAGAAAGTCGACCGGGTATCGCCCGTCTACAGCCAGTCCCGCGCCGTGACGCTGAACCCGGATGTGATGGAGCGCAACCGCTGTGTGGCCATGTTCCCGAATCAGGAGGAAGTCGAGGCCTACCGGGTCCTGCGGACGCAGATCCTGAACCGGACAAGGGAGACCGGCGGCAATCTGATCATGGTCACCAGCGCCCTGCCGGGGGAGGGAAAGACCCTGACGGCGATCAATCTGGCCCTGACCTTTGCGAGGGAATACAAGCAGACGGTTCTCCTTGTGGATTGCGACTTGAAGAAGCAGAACATTCACGAGGTGATGGGTTTTGAAAGCGACAAAGGGCTGGTGGACAACCTGCTTGGGGAGTGCTCCGCGGGCGACCTTTTCGTCTGGCCGGCCGTCGAGAAGATGACCCTGATTTCAGGAGGAAAAACCACCGGTGAAAGCAGTGAGATGATGGGATCGCCGAGGATGAAGAACCTGGTGGCGGACATGAAGCACCGTTATCCGGAGCGGTACATCTTTTTTGATGTTCCTCCCATCCTCACCGGCGCCGACGCGCTGGCCTTCGCCCCCCTGATGGATCACATCCTGATGGTCGTCCAGGCCGACAAGACCCCCGTGGGCGAAGTGAACAAAGCCGCCCAGCTGCTCCCGAAGGAGAAACTCCTGGGACTGGTGCTGAACCGCTATCACGCCTGA
- a CDS encoding DUF2080 family transposase-associated protein: MNSKEYLRTDNHLDSPVLKFETYGLEVISKEVKKHGDSGRIDVPLDWVGKHVEVIRID, translated from the coding sequence ATGAATAGTAAAGAATACTTGAGAACGGATAATCACCTAGACAGTCCTGTCCTGAAATTTGAAACCTACGGTCTAGAGGTCATATCCAAGGAAGTAAAGAAGCACGGTGACAGCGGCCGGATTGACGTGCCTCTGGACTGGGTCGGGAAACATGTCGAAGTTATTCGGATTGACTGA
- a CDS encoding PAS domain S-box protein yields the protein MFIGKKTKSQLIEELEESRNRITELEFVVAEQQQNVKQRSAEEKYRNIFENALRKGLEENYEALFESTGVAIAYVDSQGNYLRANDNFVEFIGYSREELIKMNIMEVTHPDYMEQTREFLAKQIKGEIDQFTLEKYYVRKDGTLRWGEMKYSPILDDRGRALSAVVAIIDRTQRKQAEERLKKYLAQIEDLYENAPCGFHSLGNDGTVLLMNDTQLGWLGYSRDEVIGKMKFTDMVTRKDMERFRRLFPILKEQGRLSDVEGELIRKDGSVFPVIINTTAIYDENGNYRMSRAVVFDNTDRKQAEDALAKSEALYRNLFENASIGMFQTTLEGTFLRINSAFAKMLGYDSPKEVTETITDTYSQIHPDSRNRTILLAALQQQEWFYAEQPYLRKDGSIMIGKLAIRKVIGQNGTPDYLEGIVEDVTERKQAEEALIRSEQELRLKAQNLEEMNATLKTLLNTIEKDKEELKERILTNIKQQVLPYLDKLKKTPMSAIQKDFVKIVEQALDEIASPFVQVLTSRYLNLTAKEIQIAALIKEGMTSKEIAELLNISKREIDFYRGKIRKKMGLKNKKFNLQLLLRNFS from the coding sequence ATGTTTATCGGAAAAAAGACAAAATCGCAGCTCATTGAAGAATTGGAAGAATCGAGAAACAGAATTACCGAACTGGAATTTGTAGTCGCCGAGCAACAGCAGAACGTAAAGCAAAGATCGGCTGAAGAAAAATACAGAAACATTTTTGAAAATGCCTTACGCAAAGGACTTGAAGAGAACTACGAAGCATTGTTTGAAAGTACAGGTGTGGCAATTGCGTATGTCGATTCACAGGGGAATTATCTCCGTGCTAATGACAACTTTGTTGAATTTATCGGCTACTCCCGGGAAGAACTGATCAAGATGAACATTATGGAAGTAACGCATCCTGATTACATGGAGCAAACGAGGGAGTTCCTGGCCAAGCAGATTAAGGGCGAGATCGATCAGTTTACTCTCGAGAAGTATTATGTCCGCAAAGACGGGACGTTGCGCTGGGGAGAAATGAAGTACTCCCCAATCCTCGATGATCGGGGAAGAGCTCTTTCCGCTGTTGTCGCCATCATTGACAGGACCCAGCGGAAGCAGGCAGAAGAAAGGCTGAAGAAGTATCTGGCACAAATCGAAGATCTTTATGAGAATGCACCCTGCGGCTTCCACTCCCTGGGAAATGATGGAACGGTTCTTCTGATGAATGACACTCAACTCGGCTGGCTGGGTTATTCCCGGGATGAAGTGATCGGGAAAATGAAGTTTACCGATATGGTGACTCGAAAAGATATGGAACGGTTCCGCCGTCTCTTTCCCATTTTGAAGGAGCAGGGACGGTTAAGCGATGTAGAGGGTGAATTGATTCGAAAAGACGGCAGTGTGTTTCCTGTAATCATCAATACGACCGCGATTTATGATGAAAACGGGAACTATCGGATGAGTCGGGCTGTCGTCTTTGACAATACCGACCGGAAGCAGGCGGAAGATGCCCTGGCAAAGAGTGAAGCACTGTATCGAAATTTGTTTGAAAACGCGTCAATTGGCATGTTCCAGACGACTCTCGAAGGGACGTTCCTGCGCATTAATTCCGCCTTTGCAAAAATGCTCGGCTATGATTCGCCGAAAGAGGTTACTGAGACCATCACGGATACTTACAGCCAGATTCACCCTGATTCCCGAAATCGTACCATACTCCTTGCCGCCCTGCAGCAGCAGGAATGGTTTTATGCCGAGCAGCCCTATCTGCGAAAAGACGGCAGTATCATGATCGGGAAACTGGCAATCCGTAAAGTTATCGGTCAGAACGGTACTCCCGATTACCTTGAGGGGATTGTGGAAGACGTCACTGAGCGGAAACAGGCGGAGGAAGCTTTAATAAGAAGCGAGCAGGAGTTGCGGCTCAAGGCACAGAATCTGGAGGAGATGAATGCCACATTGAAGACTCTTTTAAATACCATAGAAAAAGACAAGGAGGAATTGAAGGAAAGAATTTTAACAAACATCAAGCAACAGGTTCTGCCTTATCTGGATAAACTGAAAAAAACCCCCATGAGTGCCATCCAGAAGGACTTTGTCAAAATCGTAGAGCAAGCTCTGGATGAGATCGCCTCACCCTTTGTACAGGTGTTAACGTCCAGGTATTTGAATCTTACCGCAAAGGAAATCCAGATTGCCGCGCTGATCAAGGAAGGCATGACATCGAAGGAAATCGCCGAACTTTTGAATATATCCAAGCGCGAGATCGATTTCTACAGAGGTAAAATCAGGAAAAAGATGGGCCTGAAGAATAAGAAATTCAACCTTCAACTTTTACTGCGAAACTTTTCATAA
- a CDS encoding DUF2080 family transposase-associated protein gives MSSEEYLKTDHQLSSPVFKFEVYGEELICKKVKRSGGCGHFYVPASWSGKHIKIMDGKSLPMSGLDPAVYQSGQYRGKGDHEAGNRHLRRIIGMMTPK, from the coding sequence ATGAGTAGTGAAGAGTACTTGAAAACAGATCATCAGCTAAGCAGTCCTGTATTTAAATTTGAAGTCTACGGCGAAGAGCTCATATGCAAGAAAGTAAAGCGGAGCGGGGGTTGCGGCCACTTTTACGTGCCTGCGAGCTGGAGCGGTAAACATATCAAAATTATGGATGGAAAATCATTGCCAATGTCGGGATTGGACCCGGCTGTTTACCAGTCAGGTCAATATAGAGGAAAAGGCGATCACGAAGCGGGAAACCGTCATCTGAGGAGAATCATAGGGATGATGACACCAAAGTGA
- a CDS encoding phosphoribosylanthranilate isomerase produces MTRIKICGIITGEDIRICVAAGVDALGFVVEYPIDVPWNLDRHTAGELIRCVPPFVSRVIVVGDVPDVVVELTEILRPHVVQLHGNEPLSVTATLVAAIHKLGAQVIKPLRFSVETGKFRSSCEDPIDAARLIEDAKVDALLLDSVSDSRPAGTGRSIDWGLARRIRDKVRLPVILAGGLDAGNIGKAIEAVNPYGVDVISGVENQEERKKDPQKVRAFVKAVVDAQPVLSSTFNENCYENFTQKR; encoded by the coding sequence ATGACACGGATCAAGATCTGCGGCATTATAACCGGAGAGGACATCCGCATCTGTGTCGCAGCAGGCGTCGATGCACTGGGATTTGTCGTGGAGTATCCCATCGATGTGCCGTGGAATCTCGACCGGCACACTGCCGGAGAACTGATCCGCTGCGTTCCGCCTTTTGTTTCGCGGGTCATTGTGGTCGGGGACGTTCCCGACGTGGTCGTCGAATTGACGGAGATTCTGAGGCCGCACGTCGTTCAACTGCACGGAAATGAACCTCTTTCGGTGACGGCAACCCTCGTTGCGGCTATCCACAAACTTGGGGCACAGGTGATCAAGCCCCTTCGGTTTTCAGTGGAAACGGGGAAGTTCCGGTCTTCGTGTGAAGACCCAATTGATGCGGCGAGGCTGATCGAGGATGCCAAGGTGGATGCCCTGCTGCTGGACTCGGTCAGTGATTCCCGGCCGGCGGGAACCGGCCGGAGCATTGACTGGGGGCTTGCACGGAGGATACGCGACAAAGTGCGACTACCCGTCATCCTTGCCGGTGGCCTGGATGCGGGCAATATCGGCAAGGCCATAGAGGCTGTTAATCCCTATGGCGTCGATGTGATCAGCGGTGTTGAAAACCAGGAGGAAAGAAAAAAAGACCCTCAAAAGGTAAGGGCATTTGTTAAAGCGGTTGTGGATGCACAGCCCGTTCTCTCCTCAACATTTAATGAGAACTGTTACGAAAATTTCACTCAAAAAAGGTGA
- a CDS encoding bifunctional acetyl-CoA hydrolase/transferase family protein/GNAT family N-acetyltransferase: MNCRNKNHFLEMWKATYSEKFADEVEIFSKIRRGDRIFVSSGCGEPQYLVKSLVKYVESNPKAIFDTEIIQIYSFGVTPYSDPKFQSNFRHNTFFIGDNTRTSVNDGTSDYTPISMSNVPTLLRSGFVRIDIALIQTSLPDENGFLSLGVSVDMVKAATEKASLVIAQVNTNMPYTHGDGFIHISDVDYLIPHDEPVLELQGSISSKTAQKIGNYVSRLIQDGDTIQVGFGILPNEAVAHLNNKKHLGVHTSLLSDGLINLIKLGVIDNSRKKLNRGKTIASFCMGSREAYKYIHDNHSICFRTIDYTNDPLVIAQEDNMVAINSALEIDLTGQATSESIGGRFYSGVGAHQDFMRGAAMARNGKTVLALQSTAMGGKLSRIVPTLSESAGVTLNRSDVRYVITEYGIAYLHGKTIRERVMELIAIAHPKFRPWLLEEAKKRGLIYRDQTFNHGQKGKYPEHLETHWTTNSGMSVFFRPVKVTDEPLFRDFIHALSDTSLYLRFFSKRFDMPHERIQSMITTDYTRQMAICAVVPLDRKEMIVGVGRYQIDDSTYWADIAFAVRDDYQRRGICSALLSYMTHHAKKKGLLGFTAAVLMENEPMLKTFAKGGFDISGKLEFGFYNLKLAFRN, encoded by the coding sequence ATGAACTGCAGAAACAAGAACCATTTCCTTGAAATGTGGAAAGCGACTTATTCCGAAAAGTTCGCTGACGAAGTGGAAATATTCAGCAAAATTCGCCGGGGGGATCGCATTTTCGTCTCTTCCGGCTGCGGAGAGCCCCAGTATCTGGTCAAGTCACTGGTTAAATACGTGGAATCCAACCCCAAGGCCATCTTCGACACGGAAATCATCCAGATTTATTCCTTTGGGGTCACACCTTACAGCGACCCGAAATTCCAGTCCAATTTCCGCCACAACACTTTTTTCATCGGCGACAACACCAGAACATCCGTAAACGATGGCACTTCCGATTATACCCCCATCTCCATGTCCAACGTTCCGACACTCCTGCGGAGCGGCTTCGTCAGAATCGATATTGCCCTGATCCAGACCTCTCTCCCGGATGAGAATGGTTTCCTCAGCCTGGGCGTGAGTGTCGATATGGTCAAAGCGGCCACGGAAAAAGCGTCCCTGGTTATCGCTCAGGTCAATACAAATATGCCGTATACTCACGGAGACGGATTCATCCATATTTCGGATGTCGATTATCTCATTCCCCACGATGAGCCCGTTCTGGAGTTACAGGGCTCCATTTCCAGCAAGACGGCGCAAAAGATAGGCAATTATGTCTCCCGTCTTATTCAGGATGGCGATACGATTCAAGTAGGCTTCGGAATTCTGCCTAATGAAGCCGTGGCTCATCTCAACAATAAAAAACATCTGGGAGTTCACACCTCTCTCCTAAGCGACGGCCTCATCAACCTGATCAAGCTCGGCGTGATTGACAATTCCAGGAAAAAACTGAATCGAGGCAAGACAATCGCTTCATTCTGCATGGGATCAAGAGAGGCCTACAAATACATCCATGACAATCATTCCATCTGTTTTCGAACTATTGACTATACGAACGATCCTCTTGTCATCGCTCAGGAGGACAATATGGTGGCCATCAACAGTGCCCTGGAAATCGACCTGACCGGACAGGCCACCTCGGAGTCCATCGGCGGACGGTTTTACAGCGGCGTCGGCGCTCATCAGGATTTCATGCGCGGTGCGGCCATGGCTCGCAATGGGAAGACTGTCTTGGCCCTGCAGTCAACTGCCATGGGCGGCAAGCTCTCCCGCATCGTTCCCACCCTGTCTGAATCGGCCGGGGTTACGCTGAATCGAAGCGATGTCCGTTACGTCATTACGGAATACGGTATTGCCTATCTTCACGGCAAAACGATCCGTGAGAGGGTCATGGAGCTCATTGCTATCGCGCACCCGAAATTTCGTCCGTGGCTGCTGGAAGAAGCGAAGAAACGCGGACTCATTTACCGTGATCAGACCTTCAACCACGGGCAAAAGGGAAAGTATCCGGAACATCTTGAAACACACTGGACAACAAATTCGGGAATGAGTGTCTTTTTCCGCCCCGTTAAAGTTACGGATGAGCCTCTTTTCAGAGATTTTATTCATGCATTGTCCGACACCAGTCTTTATCTCCGGTTCTTTTCAAAGCGTTTCGACATGCCTCACGAAAGGATACAGAGCATGATTACGACGGATTATACCAGGCAAATGGCCATCTGCGCCGTAGTTCCGCTGGACAGGAAAGAAATGATCGTGGGTGTGGGTCGTTACCAGATCGATGACAGCACTTACTGGGCCGATATCGCATTCGCTGTCCGCGATGATTACCAGAGAAGAGGCATTTGCTCGGCGTTGCTTTCCTACATGACCCATCACGCAAAGAAGAAGGGGCTTCTTGGCTTTACCGCCGCGGTACTGATGGAAAACGAGCCGATGCTTAAAACATTCGCCAAAGGAGGCTTTGATATCTCAGGAAAATTGGAATTCGGATTCTATAATTTAAAACTTGCCTTCCGGAATTGA
- a CDS encoding indole-3-glycerol-phosphate synthase: protein MLKKDASAGQGLRLSLSASIRKRQSEKYFPVISEVKVRSDKEGDLLRGRDPVALAQEMARCPVAGISVVTESEHFGGHMGLLSAVAAAVDIPVLHKDFIRNERQIEESADCGASAILIITALLETKQMERLIEKAMCCGLETLVEAHSLAEIKKVEDLSFDLMGINNRDITVFELDDNDVSRTEELAGFCKGSRILISESSISSAVEARRAGKGGADAVLVGTAVLKAASVRNFLDELTSVGWPP from the coding sequence ATGTTGAAAAAAGATGCTTCTGCGGGACAGGGACTAAGACTGTCTCTGTCCGCATCCATCCGGAAAAGACAAAGTGAGAAGTACTTTCCCGTGATCTCCGAGGTCAAGGTGAGATCGGACAAGGAAGGTGATCTGCTGCGTGGCCGTGACCCCGTGGCGCTCGCGCAGGAAATGGCGCGGTGTCCTGTTGCGGGAATCAGTGTTGTCACTGAATCGGAGCACTTCGGAGGGCACATGGGCCTGTTGAGTGCAGTCGCCGCCGCCGTGGACATTCCCGTCCTCCACAAGGATTTCATCAGGAACGAGCGGCAGATCGAAGAATCGGCCGACTGCGGCGCTTCGGCGATCTTAATCATTACCGCCCTGCTGGAAACGAAGCAGATGGAACGGCTGATTGAAAAGGCAATGTGCTGCGGCCTGGAGACCCTGGTTGAGGCGCATAGTCTTGCAGAGATAAAAAAAGTGGAAGACCTTTCGTTTGATCTGATGGGAATCAATAACCGGGACATTACCGTCTTCGAGTTGGATGACAACGATGTGAGCAGGACGGAGGAGCTTGCCGGCTTCTGTAAAGGCTCGCGTATCCTGATCAGTGAAAGCTCGATCAGCTCTGCGGTGGAAGCCCGGCGTGCCGGGAAAGGCGGCGCCGATGCCGTGCTGGTTGGTACGGCTGTTTTGAAAGCGGCCAGCGTGAGAAATTTTCTGGATGAACTGACGTCTGTCGGATGGCCGCCATGA
- the trpD gene encoding anthranilate phosphoribosyltransferase has protein sequence MITALVLFRVEKGKIQRLANQLGAIEEVVEVLSITGEYDLMAKIQVQEYESLSDIVTDKMQNTEGVLSTRTMMAFKTYKFHELATGAPNGMMIPQSLEETALAIETGKKMIKPILAKLTENFDLEKSEINSVIDAINAGELSDVQIAGFLVGMLSKGPSIKEVACIAQAMRRNCVPIHVSIKSELTDTCGTGGGSATFNVSTANAILTASAGVPVAKHGSRSISSSSGSADVLEALGVNIDLTPEQSARLIEDIGISFLYAPNFHPVMLKVFGPENQLGIKTIFFTIIGPLINPLGARNHTIGVYKPELVSMMANVVAEMDFNHVIVAHGIDGLDEISLIGKTSLAEIRGKEIKYYEVTPDDFGLKRCTLNDISGGSPEFNAQITRNIFSGAERGPRRDFLVLNNAATLYVSGKVSSIREGIDLSRSLIDSGAASRKLQEFVEKSHKV, from the coding sequence ATGATCACTGCACTTGTTCTTTTCAGAGTGGAAAAAGGAAAAATTCAGCGCCTGGCCAACCAGCTGGGTGCCATCGAGGAGGTCGTGGAGGTGCTTTCCATTACCGGGGAGTATGATCTCATGGCTAAGATCCAGGTCCAGGAATATGAAAGCCTTTCCGACATCGTGACAGATAAGATGCAGAACACGGAAGGTGTTTTGTCGACGAGGACAATGATGGCCTTCAAGACTTACAAATTCCATGAGCTGGCAACTGGGGCTCCCAATGGAATGATGATCCCGCAATCATTGGAAGAGACGGCCTTGGCCATCGAGACCGGCAAGAAGATGATCAAGCCGATTCTTGCCAAGCTGACGGAAAATTTTGATCTGGAAAAAAGTGAAATCAACAGTGTTATCGACGCCATCAATGCCGGAGAGCTGTCTGACGTCCAGATTGCCGGTTTTCTGGTTGGCATGCTGAGCAAGGGACCAAGTATCAAGGAAGTTGCCTGCATCGCCCAAGCCATGCGCCGAAACTGCGTTCCCATTCATGTTTCAATTAAATCGGAACTTACCGATACCTGTGGTACCGGAGGCGGTTCGGCCACCTTCAATGTGAGCACGGCAAACGCCATCCTGACGGCCTCGGCTGGCGTTCCGGTTGCCAAGCACGGCAGCCGTTCCATCTCATCTTCCTCGGGAAGCGCGGATGTTCTGGAGGCCCTTGGTGTCAATATTGATCTCACACCAGAGCAGTCTGCCCGGCTGATTGAAGATATCGGGATCAGTTTCCTCTACGCGCCGAATTTTCATCCCGTCATGCTCAAGGTATTCGGGCCGGAAAACCAACTCGGCATCAAGACGATTTTTTTCACGATCATCGGTCCGCTGATTAATCCGCTGGGCGCCCGGAACCATACCATCGGCGTCTATAAACCGGAACTGGTCAGCATGATGGCCAACGTCGTGGCGGAAATGGATTTCAACCACGTCATCGTGGCCCACGGCATTGATGGTTTGGATGAAATATCGCTGATCGGGAAAACCTCGCTGGCGGAGATCAGAGGAAAAGAGATCAAATATTATGAAGTCACTCCTGATGATTTCGGCCTTAAACGCTGTACCCTGAACGATATTTCCGGCGGATCGCCGGAATTCAACGCCCAGATCACCCGGAACATATTTTCAGGCGCGGAGCGTGGACCGAGAAGAGATTTCCTCGTCCTGAACAATGCGGCAACGCTTTATGTCAGCGGCAAGGTGTCGAGCATCCGGGAGGGAATCGACCTGTCCCGTTCTCTTATCGATTCGGGGGCCGCCTCGCGCAAACTCCAGGAATTCGTGGAAAAATCCCATAAGGTTTAA
- a CDS encoding Txe/YoeB family addiction module toxin: MTWKIVFTRQTEKDAKKISHSGLKSQVEHLLKILKEDPYQTPPPFEKLLGDLSGACSRRTSIQHRLVYQILDDIKTVKVIRMWTHYE; encoded by the coding sequence GTGACTTGGAAAATAGTTTTCACCAGGCAGACGGAGAAAGACGCCAAGAAAATATCGCACTCCGGCTTAAAATCTCAAGTAGAGCACCTGCTGAAAATTCTCAAAGAAGATCCCTATCAGACACCCCCACCATTTGAGAAACTTCTGGGAGATCTATCAGGGGCGTGCTCTCGCAGGACAAGCATTCAGCACCGGCTGGTTTATCAAATACTTGATGATATCAAAACAGTTAAAGTTATCCGTATGTGGACACATTACGAATAG
- a CDS encoding acyl CoA:acetate/3-ketoacid CoA transferase, whose translation MSKVISAEKAAELIKDGTTVAWTTSVLSGFAEEMAIAIEKRFLETGAPRDLTITFSSGNGDYPYGDVKGMNHLAHEGLIKKVIGSHIGQSPRLGKLVTENKVECHLFTQGILVHLYRQMAGKKVGVITKTGLGTFIDPRLDGGRINEITKEERVKLIEFEGEEYLYFKPFPIDVAIIRGSVCDEKGNMAMTHEPLLLESLSLASAVHNRGGIVIAQVLYLAKTGTLHPRRVNVPGGLVDYIVQAKPENHLMTTGTFFEPDLCGYFHTPMGSIPPLPLDQRKVIVRRAAMEMLPDSILNLGFGTPTYVASVAVEEGVLEKVTLTTELGNFGGVPCSGLDFPASHNAECTVAHEAMFDFYDGGGLDTAILGFAQADADGNLNVSKFGGRISGPGGFINIADSAKKVVFVSPMTIDAKTAVKDGKLVILKEGKGKKFVNQVEQVSFSGTYARKKGKPIFFVTERAVFSLENEGLTLIEIAPGLEVERDVLSAMEFRPRISPALKEMPRELFMPQWGKLRQIMEENR comes from the coding sequence ATGTCCAAAGTAATCAGTGCAGAAAAGGCGGCGGAGCTGATCAAAGACGGAACGACGGTAGCATGGACCACGTCGGTCTTGTCCGGTTTTGCCGAAGAGATGGCAATAGCCATCGAAAAACGTTTCCTGGAAACGGGAGCCCCGCGCGATCTCACCATCACGTTCAGTAGCGGCAACGGGGATTATCCCTACGGAGATGTCAAAGGAATGAACCACCTAGCCCACGAGGGCCTGATCAAAAAAGTAATCGGCAGTCATATCGGCCAGTCTCCCCGCCTGGGCAAACTGGTGACCGAAAATAAAGTTGAATGCCATCTATTCACCCAGGGTATCCTGGTCCATCTCTATCGGCAGATGGCCGGCAAGAAAGTGGGGGTGATCACTAAAACGGGGCTGGGCACCTTCATCGACCCCCGCTTGGACGGCGGCAGAATAAACGAGATCACGAAGGAAGAACGCGTAAAGCTGATCGAATTCGAAGGAGAAGAATACCTCTACTTCAAACCCTTTCCCATTGATGTGGCCATCATTCGCGGATCCGTTTGTGACGAAAAAGGCAACATGGCGATGACTCACGAGCCGCTGCTCCTCGAATCACTGTCTCTGGCCAGCGCCGTCCACAACCGCGGCGGCATCGTCATTGCACAGGTACTGTACCTTGCCAAAACAGGCACCCTGCATCCCCGGAGAGTGAATGTGCCGGGCGGGCTCGTGGATTATATCGTCCAAGCAAAGCCGGAAAATCATCTCATGACCACAGGCACTTTCTTCGAGCCCGATCTTTGCGGCTACTTCCATACCCCCATGGGCTCTATTCCCCCCCTGCCTCTTGATCAACGTAAGGTTATCGTGCGCCGCGCGGCCATGGAAATGTTGCCCGATTCTATCCTCAACCTCGGCTTCGGCACGCCCACGTACGTAGCCAGCGTGGCCGTCGAGGAAGGTGTCCTCGAAAAGGTGACCCTTACTACCGAGTTGGGCAACTTTGGCGGCGTTCCGTGCAGTGGCCTTGATTTTCCCGCAAGCCACAACGCGGAATGTACCGTTGCCCATGAGGCCATGTTCGACTTTTACGACGGAGGCGGCCTCGACACCGCCATCCTGGGCTTTGCCCAGGCCGATGCTGACGGGAACCTCAACGTCAGCAAGTTCGGCGGCCGGATATCCGGACCGGGCGGCTTCATCAACATCGCGGACTCCGCCAAGAAAGTCGTCTTCGTCTCCCCCATGACCATCGACGCGAAGACTGCGGTGAAGGATGGCAAACTCGTAATCCTCAAGGAAGGCAAAGGGAAAAAGTTCGTAAATCAAGTCGAACAGGTATCTTTCAGCGGCACATACGCCCGGAAAAAAGGCAAGCCGATCTTTTTTGTCACGGAACGAGCTGTCTTTTCCCTGGAAAATGAAGGGCTGACGCTGATCGAAATTGCCCCGGGTCTCGAGGTGGAAAGAGATGTCCTATCCGCTATGGAGTTTAGACCCAGGATTTCTCCGGCATTAAAGGAAATGCCACGGGAATTGTTTATGCCACAGTGGGGAAAACTCCGACAAATCATGGAAGAAAACAGGTAG